A genomic window from Paenibacillus sp. FSL K6-0276 includes:
- a CDS encoding SDR family oxidoreductase yields MVTGAVSGIGKASAIRFAQHGAKVYMLDRTPEESYETKLEIESIGGSATVIKCDVSNPDLVEESIRKVGDEVQKIDIIFANAGINGTWSPIETLDIEEHRRFCVLIFQGWVSRFYKNGCTRTSAIRHPCECGLSWIDRH; encoded by the coding sequence GTGGTTACTGGCGCAGTCTCAGGCATCGGAAAAGCTTCAGCCATACGGTTTGCCCAGCACGGAGCTAAGGTATATATGCTTGACCGCACCCCTGAGGAATCCTATGAGACTAAACTTGAGATTGAATCCATTGGAGGCTCAGCTACAGTAATTAAATGCGATGTTTCCAATCCAGATCTTGTCGAAGAAAGTATTCGTAAGGTTGGGGATGAGGTACAGAAGATTGATATTATTTTTGCTAATGCCGGAATTAATGGTACTTGGTCTCCTATCGAAACACTTGATATTGAAGAACATCGGCGCTTCTGCGTACTCATCTTCCAAGGCTGGGTAAGTCGCTTTTATAAAAATGGCTGCACTAGAACTAGCGCAATACGGCATCCGTGTGAATGCGGTCTGTCCTGGATCGATCGACACTAA